The genomic DNA TAGCTACAAAACGATTTTGAATGATGAAGAATTAAAACGTAAATGCAAAGAATGCTTTGAAATTAAACTGAACGAAGACGTATTATACAACTTATTTGCCAACTATTGCGAACCTTTTAAAGTGACCGGATCTTGTCAACAGTTAGGTATTTTCCAATCATCCTTACATAGTAAAATTGAACGACTGATCAAAGATTTATCCCAACGATTTAATATTGAGTGTTCCCATAGTGATACATTGATTGCTGACATTTTATGGAGTAGTTTTCGAATCACTGGGCCGACTTTTATATTGAATAATGTGATTGAAGAATTTGTTTTGGAATTAATGGGTGAAAATCAAACGATCATGATTGAATTAAGAGAGTGTTTTGCAGAAATATATGAAGAACTTGAACTTAAAGCATTTGATAAGAAAAATATGGTGTATCAATCGATTTATAGTTTGGTTACGCAGTGGTCTGATTTTAGGATCGAGATGAAAAAGACTCATCAGATCAAAGCCGCATTGATCTTGGATGTACCCATCGGTCATTTGCGTATGTTAAAAGAAGAAATCGAAATGCATTTTAGAAGTACATATTCCGTTGATATCTTGTCACCATTTGATCTGTTTAGCCAAGCAAAATTAGAAAAATATGACTGTGTGTTGACAGATGTTTGTACAATCCGAGGGTCCGTCGAACAATCGAGGGTCATTGGTATTCCCCATTATTTCGATAATGAGTTCATTCACAAATTGCATACTTTTATTATAAACAGAAAAGAAAGTATCCAGTTATTTAGAAAAGAACTTGTGATGCAATCTATTTAATAATCCAATTTATTAGATATGCCTAAACTGGCATATCTTTTCTTGTTCTTAATTAATAAAAATCCAATAAACCATTGGTAAATACTCACTTTGAAAATAGTTGTAAATAGAGCAATCACTGAATAAATGAGAATACCTTATCTTTATTCAACTATACCAATTTTTTTAATGATGGAATTATTGATATTTTCAATACATTTCCCTATAAGTTCTATCGTTATTTTACCAAGCAGTCGGTAGATTGAGATTATTTTTAGATAAATCACTATGTTAAAAATAATGTAGACGTTCAATATTTTTTGTTTGGAGAGGTGGAAACGAAATGAGAGAAATCTTAGATGGACGTTTGAAACGTCAGTTGAAGATTTTGGAAATATTATGGGATACTCAGTGGATGACGACAGCTGAATTAGCCGAAATGATCGAAAGCTCAGAAAAAACAACTCGAAATGATCTTTCGCAAATCAATGAGATGATTGCACCACTGACAATTGAAACCTCCTTTAGATCAGGAGTATTGCTAAAGAAAAATCTGAAAACACCGAAAGCATTCATCTATTCAAAAATTTCAAGTAAGAGTTTGGAATACACCTTACTTGAAACACTATTTTTTAGAAAAGTAAGTTCAAAAGATGATCTAAGTGATAGTTTATATATATCTGAAACACAAGTATCACGTATTATTAATCGAATTAATCAAGTCATCAGTAAGTATGATTTTAAAATCAATAATCATCTCGATATTGTAGGTAATGAAGGGAATATTAGAGATTTTTTTTCTGCTTTCTTTGCAGAAAAATATAATTTACCTGAGAATCTAATGAAAATCGATGATATCTCTCTGATCACGGATATCATCGAAGTATTTGTAAAAGAGAATACGATCTGGGCATTAGTCAATAATGACAGCCACTTGTTTTTAGGAAATATGAAATTTCATTTATTTATATGTTTTATTCGTTTAAAGCAAGATTATAAGTTGATATCGGGGAATGTACCGTTTATTTTTCAACATTTCGCAAATGAAACAGAACTTTTAGGACGTATCGATGAAAATTTTGCTGTCCATCTAAGAGAAGAAAACCTCCAACAACTTTTCTATGAGTTTTATCAACCGATTCATCCAACTTTACGATTACAATATTTAAATGTCCAAGTTGATGCAGTAAATCAAAAAAATAAACTTAATCAAGTAATAGAATACTTAGAAAATAAGTTTGGTATAGTTTGTGAAAATCGTGATCAATTGATTCATGATATTTA from Enterococcus mundtii includes the following:
- a CDS encoding helix-turn-helix domain-containing protein → MREILDGRLKRQLKILEILWDTQWMTTAELAEMIESSEKTTRNDLSQINEMIAPLTIETSFRSGVLLKKNLKTPKAFIYSKISSKSLEYTLLETLFFRKVSSKDDLSDSLYISETQVSRIINRINQVISKYDFKINNHLDIVGNEGNIRDFFSAFFAEKYNLPENLMKIDDISLITDIIEVFVKENTIWALVNNDSHLFLGNMKFHLFICFIRLKQDYKLISGNVPFIFQHFANETELLGRIDENFAVHLREENLQQLFYEFYQPIHPTLRLQYLNVQVDAVNQKNKLNQVIEYLENKFGIVCENRDQLIHDIYWTTMNMVRPTYILHNKKREFFQNVKRDSPTLVKDLEERFFEIYQTLGSAFHSYLDEMIHQSVFKLLTSWSELWVQVRKQKIKLHVALLLDSSYDHMRMLKEEIKFYFRHNISIEILNPATKIQNDYLKKFDCLLTDIYSNDYFEVPTLGISNYLDEAIIDKLVEYYHIKVDELAEI
- a CDS encoding helix-turn-helix domain-containing protein, translated to MKGILNKQSTRQLALLELLWENEWLTVSKIVQVIGGVEKTIRTDIKHLNEIIKPLKIETSFKHGVFLDKTLGVSKTHLYSLFLQNCIECQIIEEIFINPNLTKGELCDCLFISETQLNRLLTKLNSVLDKFSIQISHELTIEGSEINIRKLFASLMYEKYLSAETLLLKEEFDLIDRLIQCFYEENITIIEANDQHHFLLNKIHLKVLAALYRCKQGAFIEKKATVFSYKTILNDEELKRKCKECFEIKLNEDVLYNLFANYCEPFKVTGSCQQLGIFQSSLHSKIERLIKDLSQRFNIECSHSDTLIADILWSSFRITGPTFILNNVIEEFVLELMGENQTIMIELRECFAEIYEELELKAFDKKNMVYQSIYSLVTQWSDFRIEMKKTHQIKAALILDVPIGHLRMLKEEIEMHFRSTYSVDILSPFDLFSQAKLEKYDCVLTDVCTIRGSVEQSRVIGIPHYFDNEFIHKLHTFIINRKESIQLFRKELVMQSI